The window TTGACGCGCGACTTTCAGCAGGAAAATCTTTCCGAAGATCACATCAAGGATGAGCGAGTCAGCGGCAAGGGTGAACTTTCGCGCAGACGCACCGTTGTCGGGCAGGACGCCGATGCTGCCACGGGCGGCTTTGCCGTGCAGCCCGATGCCGATCACGCAGCGCGTCTGGGCCGAGTGCTGAGCGTGCACGGCCTGGTGAGTATCGTGCAAGCACCAGACGGCCGGCTGTTTCAATGTTCGACGCGCGGCGTGCTGAAGAGCCTGAGCACCGACCTGCGTCACGTAGTCATCGCCGGCGATCAGGTGATCTTCACGCCCGGCAGTGGCGACGAAGGGGTGATCGAACGGATCGAGGCGAGGCGAAGCATCGTCAGCCGCACCAGCCGCAATCGTCAGCATGCAATCGTCGCCAATGTTGATCAGCTGCTGATCGTCTCGAGTGCTGCCGAACCCGGCCTCAAGCCGAACCTGATCGACCGCCTGCTGGTCGAAGCCGAGCGAATGCAAATTCAGCCAGTCATTTGCATCAACAAGGTCGACCTCATCGACCCTGCCGACCTGCAGCCGCTGGCCGGCGTCTTCGGCCAAATGGGTTACGAAGTCTTGTTGATTTCCGCCAAGCTGGGCATCGGCATCGATCGCTTGCGGCGACTCGTCAAAGGCAAGGAAAGCGTCGTCGCCGGTCAAAGCGGCGTCGGCAAAAGTTCGATTCTCAATGCCATCGAGCCTGGCCTCGAACTTAAAGTCGGCCGCGTGAGTGCCGAGAACGAAAAGGGGCGTCACACGACCACCGTCGCCAAACTCATCCCGCTCGAAGCCGGCGGCTACGTGGTCGATACGCCTGGCATTCGGCAGTTTCAACTTTGGGACGTCGTCCCTGAAGAGGTCGCCGGTTTTTATCGCGACATTCGCCCCTACGTCAGCCACTGCCGCTTTGCCAATTGCACCCATCAACACGAAGCCGACTGCGCCGTGAAAGACGCCGTCGCCGATGGCAAGCTCGACGTGCGTCGGTATGAGAGCTACTGTCATTTGTTCGCAGGCGATGAGGCGTAGGCGGCAAACATCCCCAGTTTAACTTGACGCTCTTCTTTCCAATCGCCATAAACCCGCGTTGGTTTCTCATCGACCTGGGGCCGATTGCTCGTGTTGAATCTTGTCTTCCGCTTTCGCTGCGATTTGCTGGCCGCACTGTGCTGCGCACTTTTCTGCTGTGCCGCGGCGCCGCTGGCAGTTGCGCAGTTGCCGCCGCCCGCTAGCGAAGCAGAGCTATTGCCGCCGGTCGCCGAACCGCTGACGAGCGAAGAATTGCCCGGCACGATTCCGCTCGATGTGGTTGAGGATCCGATCGTCCCTTCGCTGTCGGAAGCACAACTGCTCGCCATGCAGCCTGCGCCGTTCGGTTACAACCTGCGCGACAACGACACCAGCTGGCTGATGGGCGGCCGCGATAAATTCGGCATGTTCAGCTTGGAGAATCATCCGATCCTGCCGCAGGACAAAACCTCGGGTCTGGTCGCCGGCGTCAACATTCACTGGCTGAGCGGCCCGGTGCAAACCGATATGCCGCCGCGATTGTTCGATTTTCAAATCGGCTGGCAAAAGCGCAAATGGGTCACCGATTCCTTTGGCTACGATGTTGCCGCGCGAGTCGGCGCGTTCAGCGATTTCGAAGGAAGTGCCCGCGAGGGGGTGCGGTTTCCAAGTCATGCGGTTGGTTATTATCGCTGGGACTCGCAAATCGACTTCGTCTTCGGCGTCGACTATCTCAATCGCGACGACATTCAGATTCTGCCTGTCGCCGGTGTGATTCTCACGCCGCGCGACGATCTGCGACTGGAGCTTGTCTTTCCACACCCGCGCGTCGAACTGCGCGTGAGTCCGCAGCGCGCGATCTACCTGGCCGGTGAACTCGGCGGCGGCACGTGGGCCATCGAGCGCGCAAACAACGCCGCCGATGTCGTCACCTATCGCGATTTGCGGCTGCTCTTCGGCATTTCGGAACGTACGGAAAAGGGTGGCGAAACCGGCATCGAGATTGGCTACGTCTTCGATCGCGATCTGAGTTACCGCTCCGGCAACGGCGACTATGCTCCAGGGAGCACGTTGCTGATTCGTTTGACGGAGCGGTATTAGACGACGCTTGGTTCATCAGCTGAGATTGCTCAGCGTTTCGCTCGCAGCAGTCCGATCGATCAGGATGTCTTCGAGAATATTGGCAAAGAACCAATCAATTCCGGCCTGGCCGCGGAGATTGTCTATCGCGTGATCATCGAAGACCGTCGGTGATCCTGGCCCCGCGTCGCCAGCCACTCGCAACACCACGCTGCCGTTCAAGCCCGTACCGTTACGCAGGTTGCTGACGCGAACTGCGTAACTATTGGCACTGGTCCACTCGGCCATGATCGCCGCGAGGGCCACCTGATTGGCATCGTAAGTAGTTGTCCCGGCAATCAGCAGATCATCGCCGCCGCCACCATCGACGCCAACCGGCACGAGATCGGCTTCGCCGTTGTCGGCGCCCGAGCCACCGATGAGCAAGTCGCGCCCCGCGCCTCCCGCGAGCGTATCGTTGCCGCCGTTGCCGACGAGCACGTCGTTGTCGTTGCCGCCGTTCAGCACATCGTTTCCCGAGCCGCCGAAGAGGAAGTCGTTTCCACCCAGACCGCTGAGCACGGCAGTACCCGAAAAACCTGCGGCATTGATGATGTTATTCCCCGCGCCACCCGTGAGTTCGGCGACGGTGATGCCGGCTAGCTCGAACGAAGTGCCGTCAGAAATCGTGAGGAGCGAATTGGTCAACGTAAAGTTCGCATCGCGCGTCACGGTGACATTGGCATAGATTCCACTCGAGGTGAGTCGGCCAGTGCCGGTCCAACCGGTCACATCAAACGTCGCGTTCGCGGGCCCTGCGTCGAGTTCCGCTCGACCGATGCCGGCCAGCGTGAGGAGCATGCCGTCATCGGTTTCGAGCCGAGTATTGGCCAACTCGTAATTGGCGGCTTTGATCGACCGCACCGTGTCGTTGCCGCCACCGCCCGTCAGCGTACCGCGGCCGGTCCAACTCAGGATGTTAAAACGGTTGGCGCCCGCGTCCCCCGTGAGATTGGCAATTTCAATCGACGACAACAGCATTCCCATTCCATCGCTCGTACCAGTTTGAAAATCGTCGATCATGAAATCGCCCGACTTCGTCATCGCCAGAATGTCATTGCCACCACCACCATCAAGCGAACCACCACCAGTCCAGCCGCTCAAGTTGAACGTGTTGGCACTCGTACCGCCGGTCAGCAAGGCACGAGTCACATTCGAGAGTGTGAGCGTGAATCCACCACTGGCCGCGATCGACGCATTCGCCAGCGTGAAGTTGGCATTACGACTGGCGACAACCGTGTTCGTGCCGCCACCACCGGTGAGCGCACCCGTGCCATTCCAACCGCCGACATCGAACGAATTGTCGCCCACGCCACCGTTTAGGTAGGCAACTTCCATGGTGGCCAGCACCAGATTCAAACCATCGCTGGCCGTCAGGCTCGTCGCCGACAGCACGAAGTTGGCATCCTTAGCAACGACGATGGTATCGGTGCCGCCAGCGCCCGTCAGTTTGCCGCCACCGGTCCAGCCGCTCACTTCGAAAAGGTTGTTGCCCGCAGCACCGCTCAAGTTGGCTAGTTCAACACTATCGAGATCCATGGTTAGACCGTCGGAAGTAGCCAGACTGGTCGACGCCAGCGTGAAGTCAGCATTCCGCGTCGCGACCACGGTGTCGTTCCCACCGCTGCCGGCAATCCGGCCTGTGCCAGTCCAACCGCTCACCGTGAACGTGTTGTCGCTCGCGCCGCCAATCAAATGCGCCGACTCCAAACCCGAGATCGCCCAGGTCGGCAAACCCGAGATGGCCAGCGATGTGTTGGTCAGCGTGAAATTGGCATCTTGCTGCGAAATGAGCGTATCGAAACCGCCATCGCCCACCACCGTGAGATTGCCAGTCCAGCCCGCGACCGTGAACAAGTTTGATCCCGCACCGCCGGTCAGATCGGCTCGGCCGATGTTGCTCAACGATAGGAACATACCGGCAGCAGT is drawn from Anatilimnocola floriformis and contains these coding sequences:
- the rsgA gene encoding ribosome small subunit-dependent GTPase A, with protein sequence MSQRKRKIRTEFRKNHQGRVRRGDLTRDFQQENLSEDHIKDERVSGKGELSRRRTVVGQDADAATGGFAVQPDADHAARLGRVLSVHGLVSIVQAPDGRLFQCSTRGVLKSLSTDLRHVVIAGDQVIFTPGSGDEGVIERIEARRSIVSRTSRNRQHAIVANVDQLLIVSSAAEPGLKPNLIDRLLVEAERMQIQPVICINKVDLIDPADLQPLAGVFGQMGYEVLLISAKLGIGIDRLRRLVKGKESVVAGQSGVGKSSILNAIEPGLELKVGRVSAENEKGRHTTTVAKLIPLEAGGYVVDTPGIRQFQLWDVVPEEVAGFYRDIRPYVSHCRFANCTHQHEADCAVKDAVADGKLDVRRYESYCHLFAGDEA